The proteins below come from a single Mangifera indica cultivar Alphonso chromosome 16, CATAS_Mindica_2.1, whole genome shotgun sequence genomic window:
- the LOC123199735 gene encoding patatin-like protein 1 translates to MERKTPNLTVQPPKNGKLITILSIDGGGIRGIISSVILAYLEYQLQELDGEDARLADYFDVISGTSTGGLITAMLTAPNENNRPLYAANELVPFYIKNGPKIFPQTCAALAWLVNLWKVLTGSKYDGKYLHKLIRENLKYKRLHQTLTNIVIPTFDIKKLQPTLFSSYQLQADTELDAKLSDICIATSAAPTYFPAHYFTNEDENGVMKEFNLIDGGVAANNPTLVAMSEVTKQITKKNPDFFPEIKSLEYDRFLVISVGTGSQRKQGKYSAKRVSKWGVLSWVYDDGSSPIIDCYNEASDEMVDYHIAAVFQALHQEENYLRINDDTLQGVLASIDVTTSKNLGNLIKVGEKLLTKPVSRVNLETGVNEPVEGADTNMEALKRFAEKLSEEKKLRESKSPHTRN, encoded by the exons ATGGAGAGAAAAACACCAAACTTAACAGTTCAACCTCCAAAAAACGGAAAACTTATTACAATTCTCAGTATTGATGGAGGAGGAATTCGAGGAATTATTTCGAGCGTTATTCTAGCTTACCTCGAGTATCAACTTCAG GAACTAGATGGTGAAGATGCAAGGCTTGCAGATTATTTTGACGTAATTTCAGGAACCAGTACAGGAGGCCTCATAACAGCCATGTTAACCGCACCAAATGAAAATAATCGTCCTCTATACGCGGCCAACGAATTAGTACCTTTTTACATCAAGAATGGtcctaaaattttcccccaaacATG TGCGGCGCTAGCTTGGCTTGTAAATTTATGGAAAGTTCTAACAGGAAGCAAATATGACGGGAAGTATCTCCACAAGTTGATAAGGGAGAATTTAAAGTACAAAAGATTGCATCAAACTTTGACGAACATAGTTATTCCAACTTTCGACATCAAGAAACTTCAGCCCACTCTCTTTTCCTCGTATCag TTACAAGCCGATACAGAATTAGATGCTAAATTATCAGACATTTGCATAGCGACCTCAGCAGCGCCAACTTATTTTCCTGCCCATTACTTTACCAACGAAGATGAAAATGGAGTTATGAAAGAATTCAATCTCATCGATGGTGGGGTGGCAGCCAACAATCCT ACTTTGGTTGCAATGAGTGAGGTGACAAAACAGATAACAAAGAAGAATCCGGATTTCTTCCCGGAAATCAAGTCCTTGGAATATGACCGTTTTCTTGTGATTTCAGTCGGAACAGGATCACAAAGGAAACAAGGAAAATACAGTGCTAAAAGGGTTTCAAAGTGGGGGGTTCTCTCTTGGGTGTACGATGATGGATCTTCTCCAATAATTGATTGTTACAATGAAGCAAGTGACGAAATGGTGGATTACCATATCGCTGCTGTTTTTCAAGCCCTTCACCAAGAGGAGAATTACCTCAGGATCAAT GATGACACCCTACAAGGAGTTTTGGCTTCTATTGATGTAACTACGAGTAAGAATTTGGGAAACCTCATTAAAGTTGGGGAGAAGTTGTTGACAAAACCAGTGTCCCGTGTAAATTTAGAAACTGGTGTCAATGAACCAGTTGAAGGTGCTGACACCAACATGGAAGCACTCAAAAG GTTTGCAGAAAAGCTCTCTGAAGAAAAAAAGCTCCGGGAATCAAAATCCCCGCATACGCGAAACTAA